The following proteins are co-located in the Massilia litorea genome:
- a CDS encoding glycosyltransferase family 4 protein, with protein sequence MHLVDITMFYAAEGNGVSTYLNAKARWLARNSRVRHTILSPNVDSGGDAPALVRVPAFALPGINGFRMPTSVRAPARLLRQAKPDLIEAGDAGHSAWAALQLRRRLGVPAIAFYHSDLPRLVGPRFGHTAEGVTCKYLSHLYRQFDLVLAPSRVMVEQLHAMGVPDACHQPLGIDSSVFHPARRVETLRAHLRLPDNARLLVYAGRFTAEKKLPLLIDAVRKLGRPYHLLMIGGGLELPRYPQITYVPFKRNQRHLARLLASCDVLVHPGDRETFGLIVLEAMACGLPVVATSGGGVAELVDEHTGLLAEPNCVDSLAGAIEAAYARDLGTMGANARRKAAECYDWNQILPQVMRRYHAVLGTRGQDEPGARSICVTD encoded by the coding sequence ATGCACCTAGTCGACATCACGATGTTCTACGCTGCCGAAGGCAACGGCGTGAGCACCTACCTGAACGCCAAGGCACGCTGGCTGGCGCGGAACAGCCGCGTCCGGCACACCATCCTCAGCCCGAACGTCGACAGCGGCGGCGATGCGCCGGCGCTGGTGCGCGTGCCGGCCTTTGCGCTACCCGGCATCAACGGCTTCCGCATGCCGACCTCGGTACGCGCGCCCGCACGCCTGCTGCGCCAGGCGAAACCCGACCTGATCGAAGCCGGCGATGCCGGCCACAGCGCCTGGGCCGCCTTGCAACTGCGTCGTCGCCTCGGCGTGCCGGCGATCGCCTTCTACCATTCCGACCTGCCGCGCCTGGTGGGGCCGCGCTTCGGCCACACTGCGGAGGGCGTCACCTGCAAATACCTGTCCCATTTATACCGCCAGTTCGACCTCGTGCTCGCGCCCAGCCGCGTCATGGTCGAGCAGCTGCACGCGATGGGCGTGCCGGACGCCTGCCACCAGCCGCTCGGCATCGACAGCAGCGTCTTCCATCCGGCGCGCCGGGTCGAGACCCTGCGCGCGCACCTGCGCCTGCCCGACAATGCGCGCCTGCTGGTGTATGCGGGGCGATTCACGGCGGAGAAGAAACTGCCGCTGCTGATCGACGCAGTGCGCAAACTCGGCCGGCCGTATCATTTGCTGATGATCGGCGGCGGACTCGAACTGCCGCGCTACCCGCAGATCACCTATGTTCCCTTCAAGCGCAACCAGCGCCACCTGGCGCGCCTGCTGGCCAGCTGCGACGTGCTGGTCCATCCGGGCGACCGCGAAACCTTCGGCCTGATCGTGCTGGAAGCGATGGCCTGCGGCCTGCCGGTCGTGGCCACCAGCGGCGGCGGCGTGGCCGAGCTGGTGGACGAGCACACGGGCCTGCTGGCCGAGCCGAACTGCGTCGACAGCCTGGCCGGCGCCATCGAAGCCGCCTATGCGCGCGACCTGGGAACGATGGGGGCCAACGCGCGGCGCAAGGCGGCGGAGTGTTACGACTGGAACCAGATCCTGCCGCAGGTGATGCGGCGCTACCACGCCGTGCTCGGCACACGCGGGCAGGACGAACCCGGAGCGAGGAGCATCTGTGTCACCGATTGA
- the recR gene encoding recombination mediator RecR — MSKSLDFLTEALRRLPGIGPKSAQRMAFHLLQHDREGAAMLSRALYQAVDSVHHCAMCNTFADTEVCEMCADDARDRSLLCIVETPADQIMIEQTLTYKGLYFVLMGRLSPLDGIGPKDLHLDKLVGRAADGVVVEVVLATNFTNEGEATAHYISEMLKARGLKVSRLARGVPVGGELEYVDAGTIARAMLDRRSA; from the coding sequence GTGTCCAAATCCCTCGACTTCCTGACCGAGGCGCTGCGCCGCCTGCCGGGCATCGGTCCCAAGTCCGCCCAGCGCATGGCCTTCCACCTGCTGCAGCACGACCGCGAAGGGGCGGCGATGCTGTCGCGCGCGCTCTACCAGGCGGTCGACTCGGTGCACCACTGCGCCATGTGCAATACCTTCGCCGACACGGAGGTCTGCGAGATGTGCGCCGACGATGCGCGCGACCGCTCGCTGCTGTGCATCGTCGAAACCCCGGCCGACCAGATCATGATCGAGCAGACCTTGACCTACAAGGGCTTGTACTTCGTGCTGATGGGGCGCCTGTCGCCGCTGGACGGCATCGGGCCGAAGGACCTGCACCTCGACAAACTCGTCGGCCGCGCGGCGGACGGCGTCGTCGTCGAAGTGGTGTTGGCGACCAATTTCACGAACGAAGGCGAAGCGACCGCGCACTACATCAGCGAAATGCTGAAGGCGCGCGGGTTGAAGGTCAGCCGCCTCGCGCGCGGCGTTCCCGTGGGCGGCGAGCTCGAGTATGTCGACGCCGGCACGATAGCGCGCGCCATGCTCGACCGCCGCAGCGCATAA
- a CDS encoding YciI family protein translates to MFIVSLTYTAPLAKIDARLAAHREWLAGQYAAGIFLMSGARVPRDGGIILARAPSRGALERILSEDPFALADLARYEITEFTPTMTAEAFDAWRGV, encoded by the coding sequence ATGTTTATTGTCTCGCTCACCTATACCGCGCCGCTCGCCAAGATCGATGCGCGCCTGGCCGCGCATCGCGAGTGGCTGGCGGGGCAGTACGCGGCCGGCATCTTTCTGATGTCCGGCGCCAGGGTGCCGCGCGACGGCGGCATCATCCTCGCGCGCGCGCCCAGCCGCGGGGCGCTGGAGCGGATCCTGAGCGAAGACCCGTTCGCGCTGGCCGACCTGGCGCGCTACGAGATCACCGAATTCACCCCGACCATGACGGCCGAGGCCTTCGACGCCTGGCGCGGGGTCTAG
- a CDS encoding YbaB/EbfC family nucleoid-associated protein: MMKNQLAGLMKQAQAMQDNMKKAQEQLALIEVEGQSGAGLVKVTMTCKNDVKRVQIDPSLLADDKDMLEDLVAAAFNDAVRKAEATSAEKMSGLTAGMPGLPPGFKMPF, from the coding sequence ATGATGAAAAACCAGCTCGCAGGCTTGATGAAACAGGCGCAAGCCATGCAGGACAACATGAAGAAGGCGCAAGAGCAGCTGGCCCTCATCGAAGTCGAAGGCCAGTCGGGCGCCGGCCTGGTGAAGGTCACGATGACCTGCAAGAACGACGTCAAGCGCGTACAGATCGATCCGTCGCTGCTGGCCGACGACAAGGACATGCTGGAAGACCTGGTCGCCGCCGCCTTCAACGACGCCGTGCGCAAGGCCGAAGCGACCTCCGCCGAAAAGATGAGCGGCCTGACCGCCGGCATGCCTGGCCTGCCGCCCGGCTTCAAGATGCCGTTCTGA
- a CDS encoding DNA polymerase III subunit gamma/tau: protein MSYQVLARKYRPKNFETLVGQEHVVRALTHALDTGRLHHAYLFTGTRGVGKTTLSRILAKSLNCTGPDGTGGITAQPCGVCEACRAIDAGRFVDYIEMDAASNRGVDEMAQLLEQAVYAPSNARFKVYMIDEVHMLTNHAFNSMLKTLEEPPEHVKFILATTDPQKIPVTVLSRCLQFNLKQMPPGHIVGHLENILGQEGVNFEQPALRLLAQGAHGSMRDALSLTDQAIAYAAGAVTLEAVQGMLGALDQSYLVRLLDALANENGADLLAVADEMASRSLSYNGALQDLGTLLHRIALAQSVPAAVPQDLPELADILRLAEAFDPQEVQLFYQIAVHGRNEIGLAPDEYAGFTMTLLRMLAFRPGQGGAERIAAPAAAAAPRAAAPAARAASAAGASPAAAAATAATPAAAPQRPAAPASPAPANPAPAMNSARAAINAALEAARAASGQRAPAKRPGADAAPAAPSAPAATARPINVAPAGGQPGAGPAPSAPAAQATRPAAPPPPWAGAQPQQPQAIARPQAQGQQQAERDDDGPPSWVTEFSDDTAVANEAAAVAAPVSAPASSRAPAKAPHEYVVTPVPALDWDGNWPALAATLPLRGVSQQLALQTELIDCHADAGSALFRLRVPVDTLRASGNSEKLQAALQEIFAGKRITVETEIGPVWYTASAEAKAAREERQRLAEAIVAGDPFVQEMERVLGAFVVPGSVRPPV, encoded by the coding sequence ATGTCCTATCAAGTCCTCGCCCGCAAATACCGCCCCAAGAACTTCGAAACGCTGGTCGGCCAGGAGCACGTCGTGCGCGCGCTCACCCATGCGCTCGACACGGGCCGCCTGCACCACGCCTACCTGTTCACGGGCACCCGCGGCGTCGGCAAGACGACGCTCTCGCGTATCCTTGCCAAGTCGCTCAACTGCACCGGCCCTGACGGCACGGGCGGCATCACGGCCCAGCCTTGCGGAGTGTGCGAAGCCTGCCGCGCGATCGACGCCGGCCGCTTCGTCGACTATATAGAGATGGACGCCGCCTCCAACCGCGGCGTCGACGAGATGGCCCAGCTGCTCGAGCAGGCCGTCTACGCACCGAGCAATGCACGCTTCAAGGTCTACATGATCGACGAGGTGCACATGCTGACCAATCACGCGTTCAACTCGATGCTGAAAACGCTCGAGGAACCGCCCGAGCACGTCAAGTTCATCCTCGCCACCACCGACCCGCAAAAGATCCCGGTCACGGTGCTGTCGCGCTGCCTGCAGTTCAACCTGAAGCAGATGCCGCCGGGCCACATCGTCGGCCACCTGGAAAACATTTTGGGCCAGGAAGGCGTGAACTTCGAACAGCCGGCGCTGCGCCTGCTGGCGCAAGGCGCGCACGGCTCGATGCGCGATGCGCTCTCGCTGACCGACCAGGCGATTGCCTATGCCGCCGGCGCCGTGACGCTGGAAGCCGTGCAGGGCATGCTCGGCGCGCTCGACCAGTCCTACCTGGTGCGCCTGCTCGATGCCCTGGCGAACGAGAACGGCGCCGACCTGCTGGCCGTGGCCGACGAGATGGCCAGCCGCAGCCTGTCGTACAACGGTGCGCTGCAGGACCTCGGCACCTTGCTGCACCGGATCGCGCTGGCGCAGTCGGTGCCGGCCGCGGTGCCGCAGGATTTGCCCGAACTCGCCGACATCCTGCGCCTGGCCGAGGCCTTCGATCCGCAGGAAGTGCAGCTGTTCTACCAGATCGCCGTGCACGGCCGGAACGAAATCGGCCTCGCGCCGGACGAGTACGCCGGTTTCACCATGACCCTGCTGCGCATGCTGGCCTTCCGGCCGGGGCAGGGCGGGGCCGAGCGCATTGCTGCGCCGGCTGCCGCGGCCGCGCCACGGGCGGCGGCACCGGCGGCGCGTGCCGCGTCGGCGGCTGGTGCCAGCCCGGCCGCTGCGGCAGCCACCGCAGCCACCCCGGCCGCAGCGCCTCAGCGTCCGGCTGCACCAGCCAGCCCGGCGCCGGCCAATCCGGCACCCGCCATGAATTCGGCGCGCGCCGCGATCAATGCCGCGCTGGAAGCGGCCCGTGCCGCCTCCGGCCAGCGTGCGCCGGCCAAGCGCCCGGGCGCCGATGCAGCACCTGCGGCGCCTTCGGCTCCGGCAGCAACGGCGCGTCCGATCAACGTCGCTCCTGCCGGCGGCCAGCCTGGCGCCGGCCCGGCGCCGTCCGCGCCGGCGGCGCAGGCCACGCGTCCGGCTGCACCGCCCCCGCCGTGGGCTGGAGCTCAGCCGCAGCAGCCGCAGGCTATTGCCCGTCCGCAGGCACAGGGCCAGCAGCAGGCCGAGCGCGACGACGATGGACCGCCATCCTGGGTCACCGAATTTTCCGACGACACCGCCGTCGCCAACGAAGCCGCTGCCGTCGCTGCACCGGTCAGCGCGCCGGCAAGCAGCCGCGCGCCAGCCAAAGCACCGCACGAATACGTGGTCACGCCGGTGCCGGCGCTCGACTGGGACGGTAACTGGCCGGCGCTGGCCGCCACGCTGCCGCTGCGCGGCGTGTCGCAGCAGCTGGCCCTGCAGACCGAACTGATCGACTGCCATGCCGATGCGGGTTCGGCCCTGTTCCGCCTGCGCGTGCCGGTCGACACCCTGCGCGCCAGCGGCAACAGCGAAAAGCTGCAGGCGGCCTTGCAGGAGATTTTTGCCGGCAAGCGCATCACGGTCGAGACCGAGATCGGTCCGGTCTGGTACACGGCCAGCGCCGAAGCCAAGGCCGCGCGCGAAGAACGCCAGCGCCTGGCCGAAGCCATCGTCGCCGGCGATCCCTTCGTGCAGGAGATGGAACGCGTGCTGGGCGCCTTTGTCGTGCCCGGCTCGGTGCGTCCGCCGGTCTGA
- a CDS encoding type 1 glutamine amidotransferase domain-containing protein, with product MNILMVLTSHDRLGDTGKKTGFWLEEFAAPYYVFKDAGATLTLASPQGGQPPLDPKSDEPDAQTEATRRFRGDPAAQKALATTVKLSGVSAESFDAVFYPGGHGPLWDLAQDADSIRLIETMAASGKPVAAVCHAPGVLGRVKGPDGAPLVKGKRVTGFTNTEEAAVGLTEIVPFLVEDMLVKNGGQYSKAGDWEPYVVTDGLLVTGQNPASSEPGAHALLALLKQGR from the coding sequence ATGAATATCCTGATGGTGCTGACCTCGCACGACCGCCTCGGCGACACCGGCAAGAAAACCGGCTTCTGGCTGGAAGAGTTCGCCGCTCCCTATTATGTATTCAAGGACGCCGGTGCGACCCTGACCCTGGCTTCGCCGCAGGGCGGCCAGCCGCCGCTCGACCCGAAGAGCGACGAACCGGATGCGCAGACCGAGGCGACCCGCCGTTTCCGCGGCGATCCTGCCGCACAAAAGGCGCTGGCGACCACCGTGAAACTGTCCGGCGTATCGGCAGAGAGTTTTGATGCCGTTTTCTATCCCGGCGGCCACGGTCCGCTGTGGGACCTGGCACAGGATGCCGATTCGATCCGCCTGATCGAAACGATGGCCGCCAGCGGCAAGCCGGTCGCCGCCGTCTGCCACGCGCCGGGCGTGCTGGGCCGCGTGAAAGGTCCGGATGGCGCGCCGCTGGTGAAGGGCAAGCGCGTCACCGGTTTTACTAATACGGAAGAGGCCGCCGTCGGCCTGACCGAGATCGTGCCCTTCCTGGTGGAGGACATGCTGGTGAAAAACGGTGGCCAGTACAGCAAGGCAGGGGATTGGGAACCGTATGTGGTCACCGACGGCTTGCTCGTTACCGGGCAGAATCCGGCATCGTCCGAGCCCGGCGCGCATGCCCTGCTGGCGCTGCTGAAACAGGGGCGCTGA